A window from Chitinophaga filiformis encodes these proteins:
- a CDS encoding glycosyltransferase family 4 protein — MHRIGLDFEKLKYPHNGLYTFCIQLGQRLLQLKADDEQLCYYLPAGFNEFKGDFKKMPYKWYHRYAFNPSEMDIWHAVHQTGNVWPRKQAKKTILTIHDLNFLFEPNKSKAEKSRSLQAIQRQADETDRIVAISQFTLNTIQEYIKVPKSKCSIIYQGSEIKEFTGFDAPQYRPAVPFLFSIGMILPKKNFHVLPRLLEHNDYELLIAGKTQGDYFRKIEEEAAKYGVSSRVKLLGSISDEEKYWYYKNCKAFMFPSVAEGFGAPVVEAMHFGKPVFLSDKTSLPEIGGDAAYYFKQFDNEHMQQVLEQGLTHYASNNPAGAIQQHAQKFSWDTNAREYMKLYRSLY; from the coding sequence ATGCATCGTATCGGTTTAGACTTCGAGAAATTAAAATATCCGCATAATGGTCTGTACACCTTCTGTATACAGCTTGGCCAGCGCCTGCTGCAACTGAAGGCAGACGACGAACAACTGTGCTATTATCTGCCTGCCGGTTTCAATGAGTTTAAAGGCGATTTTAAAAAGATGCCTTACAAATGGTATCACCGATACGCTTTCAACCCGTCCGAAATGGATATCTGGCATGCAGTACATCAGACAGGTAATGTGTGGCCGCGTAAGCAGGCAAAGAAGACCATTCTTACTATCCATGACCTTAACTTTCTTTTTGAACCTAACAAAAGTAAAGCAGAGAAAAGCAGGTCACTGCAAGCTATACAACGCCAGGCAGATGAAACAGATCGTATCGTAGCCATCTCTCAATTCACGCTGAATACTATACAGGAATATATCAAGGTGCCTAAAAGTAAATGCAGCATCATCTACCAGGGTTCTGAAATAAAAGAATTCACAGGCTTTGATGCACCGCAATACAGGCCCGCTGTTCCATTCTTGTTCTCCATCGGTATGATACTGCCGAAAAAGAATTTTCATGTATTGCCCAGGCTGCTGGAGCATAATGATTACGAATTACTGATAGCAGGAAAGACACAGGGAGATTACTTCAGGAAGATAGAAGAGGAGGCTGCAAAATATGGTGTAAGCTCCCGTGTTAAGTTGCTCGGTAGCATCAGCGATGAGGAGAAATACTGGTACTATAAAAATTGTAAAGCCTTTATGTTCCCCTCTGTAGCAGAAGGATTTGGCGCGCCTGTTGTAGAAGCGATGCATTTCGGCAAGCCTGTTTTCCTCTCAGACAAAACCAGCTTACCAGAAATAGGCGGAGATGCCGCATATTATTTTAAGCAGTTCGACAATGAACATATGCAACAGGTATTAGAGCAGGGATTGACGCATTATGCATCAAACAACCCCGCTGGCGCCATACAGCAACATGCTCAGAAATTCAGTTGGGACACTAACGCAAGAGAGTATATGAAATTATACAGAAGCCTGTATTAA
- a CDS encoding glycosyltransferase family 2 protein: MKVSGFTFVRNAVKYDYPVIAAISSILPLCDEVIVSVGNCDDGTLELIQSIGSPKIKITHSVWDDSLKEGGRILAVETDKAFAHVSPDADWAFYIQADEVVHEQDYPAIRAAMQEYLGDKRVEGLLFKYVHFFGSYDYIGDSRTWYQHEIRVIRNDKRISSYRDAQGFRKEGEKLHVKRVNASMYHYGWVKDPEIQAKKLNNSFHLYHGANEEQVSSRVPIAQFDYGEVDSLAPFKGTHPEVMKERIRKKNWQFTHDISRKKFSFKDRILYWIEKKTGKRLFDYRNYKII, encoded by the coding sequence ATGAAAGTATCGGGGTTCACTTTTGTTCGAAATGCGGTAAAGTATGATTATCCGGTGATCGCAGCAATCAGCTCCATTCTGCCTTTGTGCGATGAAGTGATTGTCAGCGTGGGTAATTGTGATGATGGTACCCTGGAACTGATCCAATCCATCGGCTCTCCTAAAATTAAGATCACCCACTCGGTATGGGACGATTCGTTAAAGGAAGGAGGTCGCATCCTTGCCGTAGAGACAGACAAAGCATTTGCACATGTCAGCCCTGATGCTGACTGGGCGTTCTATATACAGGCAGATGAGGTAGTGCATGAACAGGATTATCCTGCTATTCGTGCGGCCATGCAGGAATACCTGGGTGACAAGCGTGTAGAAGGATTGTTGTTTAAGTATGTACACTTCTTTGGCAGCTATGACTATATCGGCGATTCACGTACCTGGTATCAGCATGAGATCAGAGTGATCCGCAACGATAAGCGTATCTCCTCTTACCGCGATGCGCAAGGGTTTAGAAAGGAAGGAGAGAAATTGCATGTAAAGCGTGTAAATGCAAGTATGTATCATTACGGATGGGTGAAAGACCCGGAAATACAGGCAAAAAAACTGAACAACTCGTTTCACTTATACCATGGTGCTAATGAAGAACAGGTCAGCAGCCGCGTGCCTATAGCACAATTTGACTATGGTGAAGTAGACTCGCTGGCGCCTTTCAAAGGCACACATCCTGAAGTGATGAAAGAGCGGATCAGAAAGAAGAACTGGCAGTTCACACATGATATCAGCCGGAAGAAATTCTCTTTTAAAGATCGTATCCTGTATTGGATAGAAAAGAAGACGGGTAAACGTTTATTCGATTACAGGAATTATAAGATTATCTAA
- the meaB gene encoding methylmalonyl Co-A mutase-associated GTPase MeaB produces the protein MHQPLLSSLLNKDLKALARSISLVENEVTGYQQLLEALPASSNTRVIGITGPPGAGKSTLVNALITFLLGQDKRIAIIAVDPSSPFNYGALLGDRIRMGQHFNNQQVFIRSMASRGALGGLSPKIIEVSDLVKAAGFDYLFIETVGVGQSEVEIAGIADTTVVVVVPEAGDEIQTMKAGLMEIADIFVVNKADRDNADEFVKNLRLLAHSRHKEDWEIPVLKTIATREEGLASLVNAITGHQQQVQSNRQHHALLLAEKAYQLLQHRRMKDVNRRALQQQILQQMTTGVFNLYRFVNTY, from the coding sequence ATGCATCAGCCCCTCTTATCTTCCTTACTGAACAAAGACCTCAAGGCCCTTGCAAGAAGTATTTCACTTGTTGAAAACGAGGTTACCGGCTATCAACAGTTGCTGGAAGCACTTCCGGCAAGCAGTAATACCCGGGTAATAGGAATTACCGGCCCTCCGGGGGCAGGGAAAAGCACACTCGTGAATGCGCTGATTACATTCCTCCTGGGCCAGGACAAAAGGATCGCGATCATTGCCGTTGATCCCTCTTCACCTTTCAACTACGGCGCTTTACTGGGCGACCGCATCCGCATGGGGCAACATTTTAACAACCAGCAGGTATTCATCCGTTCCATGGCCAGCAGAGGCGCATTGGGAGGCCTCAGCCCGAAGATCATCGAGGTAAGCGACCTGGTAAAGGCTGCCGGGTTCGACTATCTCTTTATTGAGACGGTGGGCGTAGGGCAGAGTGAAGTGGAAATTGCCGGCATTGCCGACACAACGGTGGTAGTAGTAGTGCCTGAAGCTGGAGATGAGATACAAACTATGAAGGCAGGGCTTATGGAAATAGCTGACATCTTCGTGGTGAATAAAGCGGACAGGGATAATGCAGACGAATTTGTGAAAAATCTCAGGTTGCTGGCCCACAGCCGGCATAAAGAAGACTGGGAGATCCCTGTACTTAAAACTATCGCAACAAGAGAAGAAGGATTGGCTTCACTGGTAAATGCGATTACCGGCCACCAGCAACAGGTACAAAGTAACCGTCAGCATCATGCCTTACTACTGGCAGAAAAAGCCTACCAGTTATTACAACACAGGCGAATGAAAGATGTTAACCGCCGTGCGCTGCAGCAGCAGATATTGCAACAGATGACTACCGGTGTATTCAACCTATACCGGTTTGTGAATACTTACTAG
- a CDS encoding DMT family transporter: MAWIFLIIGGLFEIGFTISLKYSENFTRLWPSVGFFACISLSFLFLNKAITSGLPIGTSYAVWTGIGAAGTAIAGILLFKEPAAFWRLFFLFMLIASIIGLKVFAD, translated from the coding sequence ATGGCCTGGATATTCCTGATTATCGGTGGTTTATTTGAAATCGGCTTTACCATCTCTCTAAAATATTCCGAGAACTTTACACGGCTCTGGCCATCTGTTGGCTTCTTTGCCTGCATCTCTCTCAGCTTTTTATTCCTGAACAAGGCCATTACCAGCGGGCTACCTATCGGCACATCCTATGCTGTCTGGACGGGCATTGGCGCTGCCGGCACCGCTATTGCAGGGATTCTGCTCTTTAAAGAGCCAGCAGCCTTCTGGCGCTTGTTTTTCCTGTTTATGCTGATAGCATCAATTATAGGTTTGAAGGTATTTGCGGACTAA
- a CDS encoding chloride channel protein, with translation MKGIFQLFIRGGIPVTAPANMEATITANHISGRIAAILLGLSVIVATAAAMITKGLIMAMQALQTYCGLPGMTRDLDEHDPMVLLVPVIALLVISVFLRYAGDKTRQLFKPVQSILSVNAGIPLGLEGAVADLPLGVAGQVRKGRAREKQILAAAAMSGGIAFLFGSPLAAIALIIELLIVELSWIGITTVVLGGGTGMLLHYWLTGSDPVFMMPEVAKAGVPALLGYTATGLLVGLVAALAKKMINGMANLFQKLPFDKLWWPVAGAFITGLLGYFAPEVLGAGYEHIDSLLLGQVTLQFLVVMAAGKLVLMSIAVGSGIPGGTIAPLLVSGGALGLFVTFLLQFMFPAVHLNFALAALVGMTAMFAGGNRVLPAAVFFAIETTHIMNALLPVICGCTAAYLVVFLLAKKKVAQPAVLPEKIS, from the coding sequence ATGAAAGGCATTTTCCAATTATTTATCAGAGGAGGCATCCCGGTAACGGCTCCTGCAAATATGGAAGCAACAATCACTGCGAACCATATCTCTGGAAGAATTGCGGCCATATTGCTTGGTTTGTCAGTGATAGTAGCAACAGCGGCTGCTATGATCACGAAAGGGCTTATCATGGCAATGCAGGCGCTGCAGACTTATTGTGGATTGCCCGGTATGACCCGCGATCTGGATGAGCATGACCCGATGGTACTGCTGGTACCTGTAATTGCTCTCCTCGTCATATCTGTTTTCCTGCGTTACGCAGGTGACAAAACAAGGCAATTATTCAAACCTGTACAGAGTATCCTTTCCGTTAATGCAGGTATTCCACTGGGATTGGAAGGTGCTGTGGCAGACCTGCCTCTTGGGGTGGCAGGTCAGGTTCGGAAAGGCCGTGCCCGGGAGAAACAGATATTGGCCGCGGCTGCTATGTCAGGTGGTATAGCTTTTCTTTTTGGCAGCCCATTGGCGGCCATCGCCCTCATTATAGAATTATTGATAGTGGAATTGAGCTGGATAGGCATTACGACCGTTGTACTGGGTGGGGGCACAGGAATGCTCCTGCATTACTGGCTGACAGGCAGCGATCCGGTGTTTATGATGCCCGAAGTCGCGAAGGCAGGTGTGCCTGCATTACTGGGATATACTGCTACCGGCTTACTGGTTGGATTGGTGGCCGCACTGGCGAAAAAGATGATCAACGGAATGGCTAACCTGTTTCAGAAATTGCCATTTGATAAATTGTGGTGGCCTGTGGCAGGCGCCTTTATCACCGGTCTGCTGGGGTATTTCGCTCCGGAGGTCCTTGGGGCGGGTTATGAGCATATCGACAGTTTGTTGCTGGGGCAGGTAACTCTTCAGTTCCTGGTGGTGATGGCAGCAGGAAAATTAGTGCTGATGAGCATTGCTGTGGGAAGTGGTATTCCCGGAGGAACGATTGCGCCATTATTGGTATCCGGAGGCGCATTGGGCCTGTTTGTTACCTTCCTGCTGCAATTCATGTTCCCCGCCGTACATCTGAATTTTGCACTGGCAGCTTTAGTGGGAATGACGGCAATGTTTGCCGGAGGAAACAGGGTCTTGCCTGCCGCTGTCTTTTTCGCCATAGAAACTACCCATATCATGAATGCACTGTTGCCGGTTATCTGTGGATGTACTGCTGCCTACCTGGTAGTATTCCTGCTGGCAAAAAAGAAGGTAGCACAGCCGGCTGTGCTACCCGAAAAAATCTCCTGA
- a CDS encoding DUF2024 family protein, translating into MEVAIFDTYVKRREGGYMHFDIIVSADTNYENVLTFGNAYLKSKSIEKQSVSSRDCRFCHVQEMIPIWEQNIRQQGYHIYEMEGCR; encoded by the coding sequence ATGGAGGTTGCTATCTTTGACACCTACGTAAAACGTCGCGAGGGCGGTTATATGCACTTCGACATCATCGTATCCGCCGATACCAATTATGAGAATGTGCTCACATTTGGCAATGCATATCTCAAGTCTAAATCAATTGAAAAGCAATCTGTTTCTTCCAGGGACTGCCGGTTCTGCCATGTACAGGAAATGATTCCTATCTGGGAACAGAACATCCGGCAACAGGGCTACCACATTTATGAGATGGAAGGCTGCAGATAA
- a CDS encoding DUF420 domain-containing protein, protein MDIKSKNLNLPIAIVSIVIPVVVAILFYLPRPNIELGFNVQILPLFHAILNSATAVLLLASLYFIRRGHIKAHKTTNLIAVALSALFLVSYVTYHFFTESTKYGDNNHDHVVDAAEKALVGGSAYVYYFILLTHILLAIVIVPLVLFTLLRGFQSDFVKHKKIARITWPIWFYVAITGVIVYVMISPYY, encoded by the coding sequence ATGGATATCAAGAGTAAAAATCTTAACCTGCCGATTGCTATTGTCTCAATAGTAATACCCGTGGTGGTGGCAATTTTATTCTACCTGCCACGCCCGAATATTGAACTCGGCTTCAATGTACAGATACTTCCCCTGTTCCATGCGATATTAAACTCGGCTACAGCAGTGTTGCTGCTGGCCAGCCTGTATTTTATCCGCAGAGGGCATATCAAAGCGCATAAGACAACCAACCTGATAGCGGTAGCGCTGTCGGCATTATTCCTTGTTTCTTATGTTACTTACCACTTCTTTACTGAGAGTACAAAGTATGGCGATAATAACCACGACCATGTGGTAGATGCTGCAGAGAAAGCGTTGGTAGGTGGTAGCGCGTATGTTTACTATTTTATTCTGCTGACGCATATCCTGCTGGCGATTGTTATTGTACCATTGGTACTGTTTACGCTGCTGCGCGGATTCCAGTCAGACTTTGTAAAGCATAAGAAGATAGCGCGTATCACCTGGCCGATTTGGTTTTATGTGGCTATCACCGGTGTGATCGTTTATGTGATGATATCTCCCTACTATTGA
- a CDS encoding SCO family protein: protein MLAVLVPLTGYLIVDHYSKDVVPIPRYYIPEKVDTITKNGTATYDTTFHVVKDFSFTNQMGQQVGLKDLPGKVILVNFFFTSCPSICPKMMANLEKIQQAYIKNDTLLQMISLTVDPERDSSEQLRMYGVKHDINPDNWWLVTGAKKDIYDWARNEVFVSVTQGDGGPDDFIHTEKLVLLDKDHHIRGYYDGLDSNAVRRCANDIAVLHLEKDKHRPGLLKRLFSKTE from the coding sequence ATGCTGGCAGTATTGGTGCCATTGACGGGATACCTGATAGTAGATCATTACAGTAAGGATGTTGTACCTATCCCCCGCTACTACATACCTGAAAAGGTAGACACAATAACAAAGAACGGCACTGCCACATATGATACCACATTCCATGTGGTAAAAGATTTCAGCTTCACTAACCAGATGGGCCAGCAGGTAGGCCTGAAAGACCTACCCGGCAAGGTCATACTGGTCAACTTCTTCTTCACTTCCTGCCCCAGCATATGCCCGAAAATGATGGCGAACCTGGAAAAGATACAACAGGCTTACATCAAGAACGACACTTTATTACAGATGATATCGCTGACAGTAGATCCTGAAAGGGATTCATCTGAGCAGTTACGCATGTATGGCGTAAAACATGATATCAACCCTGATAACTGGTGGCTGGTAACTGGTGCGAAGAAAGACATTTATGACTGGGCGAGGAACGAGGTATTTGTGAGTGTGACCCAGGGTGACGGTGGACCGGATGATTTCATTCATACCGAAAAGCTGGTGTTGCTGGATAAAGATCACCATATCCGCGGATATTACGATGGATTGGATTCTAATGCTGTACGCAGATGTGCGAATGACATTGCAGTACTGCATTTGGAAAAAGACAAGCACAGGCCGGGGTTACTGAAACGGCTTTTTTCAAAAACAGAATAG
- a CDS encoding cytochrome C oxidase subunit IV family protein, with protein MEHTHTGVAHEEHAHDSSTKSIWKTFWILLAITVFEVGLAFLYLEYDFMARWALNGIFVTLTLVKAFFIVAEFMHLRHEIRNLVMTILMPLLLFVWFIIAFLADGDSWKNMRKNLAPGTPAAPATHITNEPAHH; from the coding sequence ATGGAACATACACATACAGGAGTAGCGCACGAGGAGCATGCACATGATTCTTCTACCAAATCGATCTGGAAGACGTTCTGGATATTATTAGCGATCACCGTATTTGAAGTAGGTCTGGCATTCCTTTACCTGGAATACGACTTCATGGCAAGATGGGCGCTGAATGGTATATTCGTGACGTTGACGCTCGTAAAGGCGTTCTTTATCGTAGCTGAGTTCATGCACTTACGTCATGAGATCAGGAACCTGGTAATGACCATCCTGATGCCTTTGTTACTGTTCGTATGGTTCATCATTGCCTTCCTGGCAGATGGTGATTCATGGAAAAATATGCGCAAGAACCTGGCTCCGGGTACGCCTGCAGCTCCAGCTACGCATATTACCAACGAGCCGGCACATCACTAA
- a CDS encoding cytochrome c oxidase subunit 3: protein MDTAVTAKKKWWSGGHSPFNVSYGKLMMWYFLMSDAFTFGALLISYGTIRFMSTSWPDPNEVFHAFPGMGHTDLPLVFVSLMTFILIMSSVTMVLAVHAGHMRDRKAVVKWMSWTILGGIAFLSCQAWEWTHLHEAGAWWGRNPFLNADGTVASTNFTNFFFTITGFHGLHVTSGVVLNIIILANVLKGTYEERGHYEMVEKVGLYWHFVDLVWVFVFTCFYLL from the coding sequence ATGGATACAGCAGTTACAGCGAAGAAAAAATGGTGGTCCGGGGGACATTCTCCTTTTAATGTGAGCTACGGAAAGTTGATGATGTGGTACTTCCTGATGTCAGATGCTTTTACTTTTGGAGCATTGCTGATATCATACGGTACGATCCGCTTCATGAGCACTTCCTGGCCTGATCCCAATGAGGTGTTCCACGCGTTCCCTGGAATGGGACACACAGATCTGCCACTGGTATTTGTGAGCTTGATGACCTTCATCCTGATCATGAGCTCTGTAACAATGGTATTGGCTGTACACGCTGGCCACATGAGAGACCGTAAGGCTGTAGTGAAATGGATGTCATGGACTATCCTGGGCGGTATTGCTTTCCTGTCCTGTCAGGCATGGGAATGGACGCACTTACACGAAGCAGGTGCATGGTGGGGCCGCAACCCTTTCCTGAATGCTGACGGAACTGTTGCTTCTACTAACTTCACCAACTTCTTCTTCACCATCACAGGTTTCCACGGTTTGCACGTAACTTCGGGTGTGGTGCTGAACATTATCATCCTGGCTAATGTGCTGAAAGGTACTTACGAAGAAAGAGGCCACTACGAAATGGTTGAGAAGGTTGGTTTATACTGGCACTTTGTAGATCTGGTATGGGTATTCGTATTCACCTGTTTCTACCTGCTCTGA
- a CDS encoding heme-copper oxidase subunit III, producing the protein MDAMSLQRKKIHPHKYSLWIAMGSITMMFIGFTSAYVVKRAQANWFTFQLPFIFWISTAVILTSSATIQMAVKQFRNRNMQRYKQLITLTAILGVAFAVCQWVGFKQMNDMGLPLNGPASVSFIYVIVSVHLLHVLGGVVALLIMFGRAFRTRVRTYSAVPIEVAATYWHFVDGLWIYLLIFLSVAR; encoded by the coding sequence ATGGACGCAATGAGCTTACAACGAAAAAAAATACATCCGCATAAATATTCCCTATGGATAGCTATGGGTAGCATTACCATGATGTTCATCGGGTTTACGAGTGCTTATGTAGTAAAGCGTGCGCAGGCAAACTGGTTCACCTTCCAGCTACCGTTTATCTTCTGGATCTCCACTGCTGTTATTCTGACCAGCAGTGCAACCATACAGATGGCGGTAAAGCAGTTCCGTAACAGGAATATGCAGCGGTACAAACAGCTGATCACGCTAACCGCAATTCTGGGAGTAGCGTTTGCCGTGTGTCAGTGGGTTGGTTTCAAACAAATGAATGATATGGGGCTTCCTCTAAACGGACCGGCATCAGTATCCTTCATTTATGTCATAGTAAGTGTACACCTGTTACACGTGCTGGGTGGTGTTGTAGCACTGCTGATCATGTTTGGCAGGGCCTTCCGTACCAGGGTACGCACTTATAGTGCGGTTCCGATAGAAGTAGCAGCCACATATTGGCATTTCGTGGATGGGTTATGGATTTACCTGTTGATATTTCTGAGTGTTGCCAGATAA
- the cyoE gene encoding heme o synthase, with the protein MSTSYAVASKVKDYSQLMKFNLTIMVVFSSVVGYLLVPGIGFNLIKVLTLFAGGLLVSGSANTINQLLEKETDKLMARTAVRPLPAGRMSDTEAIILAIVTGASGLVILALGFNLLCAGLSLLSLVLYGFVYTPWKKWNSLAVLVGAVPGALPLLIGWAGGANAIGEGGWALFAIQFLWQFPHFWAIAWIGYKDYTRAGFKLLPAGGEPNKLIALQAVLYTLLLIPAGLLPYYLHISGPVSAIVVLLVTLFFLYRAFNLYRKCDVPAARKLMFGSYIYLMVMEFALLFDKIG; encoded by the coding sequence TTGTCGACATCGTATGCAGTAGCCAGTAAGGTGAAGGATTACTCTCAGTTAATGAAGTTTAATCTCACCATCATGGTTGTGTTTTCAAGTGTTGTGGGATATCTGCTGGTGCCGGGAATCGGGTTCAATCTGATAAAAGTTCTTACTTTATTTGCCGGTGGCTTACTGGTGTCCGGCTCTGCCAACACTATTAACCAGCTGCTGGAGAAAGAAACGGATAAGCTAATGGCGCGTACAGCCGTACGCCCTTTACCTGCCGGCCGGATGTCTGATACAGAAGCTATCATATTGGCTATTGTGACAGGTGCATCCGGACTGGTGATCCTGGCCCTGGGTTTCAACCTGCTGTGTGCAGGACTGAGCCTGTTGTCCCTGGTGTTGTACGGATTCGTATATACACCCTGGAAGAAATGGAACTCACTGGCTGTGCTGGTGGGAGCTGTACCAGGTGCATTACCCCTGCTCATCGGATGGGCCGGAGGTGCCAATGCAATAGGTGAAGGCGGATGGGCATTATTTGCTATCCAGTTCCTGTGGCAGTTCCCGCATTTCTGGGCCATCGCCTGGATTGGGTATAAAGACTACACAAGGGCTGGTTTCAAACTGTTACCTGCCGGCGGAGAACCTAACAAGCTGATCGCATTACAGGCAGTGCTTTACACACTGTTATTGATACCTGCAGGTTTATTACCTTATTATCTGCATATCAGTGGCCCGGTTTCTGCGATCGTGGTATTACTGGTAACATTATTCTTCCTGTACCGGGCGTTTAACCTCTACAGAAAATGTGATGTACCGGCTGCCAGAAAGCTGATGTTTGGTTCATATATTTATCTGATGGTCATGGAGTTTGCATTACTCTTTGATAAGATCGGATAG
- a CDS encoding cbb3-type cytochrome c oxidase subunit I, protein MSNEATLHSQELIHGAHAHDHGHDDHDHHHEGNFISKYVFSLDHKTIAKQFLITGIIWAIIGAFFSVLFRLQLGFPDATFPWLESILGHWAKGGRITPEAYYALVTMHGTILVFFVLTAGLSGTFSNLLIPLQVGARDMASPLMNCMSYWAFFLASVVMMASLFVQTGPASGGWTAYPPLSALGDASIGSKIGMDLWLISMALFVVSQLLGGLNYISTILNMRTKGMTMTKMPLTIWSFFFTAVLGVLSFPVLLSGFILLLFDRHAGTSFYLSELFVAGKALPNEGGSAILYQHLFWFLGHPEVYIIILPAMGMVSEILAVNSRKPIFGYLAMVGSMFAIVILAFLVWAHHMFVTGLNPFLGAFFVLLTLLIAVPSAIKVFNWLTTIWKGNLRFTPGMLFAIGFVSTFISGGLTGIWLGNSSIDIHLHDTYFVIAHFHIVMGVSAFFGTFAGVYHWFPKMFGRYLNSTVAYIHFWITLIGAYLIFWPMHYEGMAGMPRRYYDYSSWESFKQFTDLNHFISIVVILVFAAQLLFVANFFYSIFKGRKVTSTNPWSATTLEWTTPINPGHGNWIGEIPEVYRWAYDYSKNGKDFVPQTVPLSPEEEKEGH, encoded by the coding sequence GGGCTATCATAGGTGCTTTCTTCTCTGTACTGTTCCGTTTGCAACTGGGTTTCCCGGATGCTACTTTCCCCTGGCTGGAAAGCATCCTGGGTCACTGGGCTAAAGGTGGACGTATTACTCCTGAAGCTTACTATGCATTGGTAACCATGCATGGTACCATATTGGTATTCTTTGTATTAACAGCCGGCTTGAGCGGTACTTTCTCCAACCTGCTGATTCCTCTGCAGGTAGGCGCCCGCGATATGGCTTCTCCCCTGATGAACTGTATGAGCTACTGGGCATTCTTCCTCGCCAGTGTGGTGATGATGGCTTCCCTGTTTGTGCAGACAGGTCCTGCTTCCGGTGGTTGGACAGCTTATCCTCCACTGAGTGCACTGGGAGATGCTTCAATCGGTTCTAAAATAGGTATGGACTTATGGCTGATCAGTATGGCACTGTTCGTTGTTTCGCAGCTGCTGGGTGGTCTGAACTATATTTCCACTATCCTGAATATGCGTACTAAAGGTATGACCATGACGAAGATGCCGCTGACTATCTGGAGCTTCTTCTTCACTGCCGTACTGGGTGTACTTTCCTTCCCTGTATTATTATCTGGTTTTATCCTGCTGCTGTTTGACCGTCACGCAGGTACCAGCTTCTACCTGAGCGAGCTGTTCGTTGCCGGTAAAGCACTGCCTAACGAAGGTGGTAGCGCTATCCTGTATCAGCACTTGTTCTGGTTCCTCGGTCACCCTGAGGTATATATTATTATCCTGCCTGCAATGGGTATGGTATCTGAGATCCTGGCGGTTAACTCCCGCAAGCCGATCTTCGGTTACCTCGCGATGGTGGGTTCTATGTTCGCGATCGTTATCCTGGCGTTCCTGGTATGGGCGCACCATATGTTCGTAACGGGTCTGAATCCGTTCCTGGGTGCTTTCTTCGTACTGTTAACGTTATTGATCGCCGTACCATCTGCCATCAAGGTGTTCAACTGGCTGACCACTATCTGGAAAGGTAACCTGCGCTTTACGCCTGGTATGCTGTTCGCTATCGGTTTCGTAAGCACATTCATCTCTGGTGGTCTGACCGGTATCTGGCTGGGTAACTCCTCTATCGATATTCACCTGCACGATACATACTTCGTAATTGCGCACTTCCACATCGTAATGGGTGTATCTGCGTTCTTCGGTACATTCGCCGGTGTATACCACTGGTTCCCTAAGATGTTTGGTCGTTACCTGAACAGCACAGTGGCTTATATTCACTTCTGGATCACCCTGATCGGCGCTTACCTGATCTTCTGGCCTATGCACTATGAAGGTATGGCGGGTATGCCAAGAAGGTACTATGACTACTCCAGCTGGGAATCATTCAAACAGTTTACTGATCTGAACCACTTCATCAGCATAGTAGTGATCCTGGTATTTGCTGCACAGCTGCTGTTCGTAGCCAACTTCTTCTATAGCATCTTCAAGGGTAGAAAAGTTACTTCTACTAACCCATGGAGCGCTACTACACTGGAATGGACTACGCCAATCAACCCTGGTCACGGTAACTGGATCGGTGAAATTCCTGAAGTATACCGTTGGGCATATGACTACAGCAAGAACGGTAAGGATTTCGTACCGCAGACTGTACCATTGTCACCAGAGGAAGAGAAAGAAGGTCATTAA